Proteins encoded in a region of the Paenibacillus wynnii genome:
- the ssuE gene encoding NADPH-dependent FMN reductase, protein MAKIVVINGTPSMVSRINSVIEYAEDHLRDNGLEVDRINVVELPAEDLIHTKFESEHIVKANGLVAEADAVIVVSPVYKASYTGVLKTFLDLVPQKGLAGKIVLPLFMGGSLAHLLSIDYALKPVLSVLGARYILGGVYAVDSQAVRNDLGEVELADELKLRLSEALQELTEEIKHRALR, encoded by the coding sequence GTGGCTAAAATTGTAGTTATTAACGGAACACCCTCTATGGTATCCCGTATCAACTCTGTGATTGAGTATGCGGAGGACCACTTAAGGGACAATGGTCTTGAGGTCGATCGGATTAATGTAGTGGAGCTCCCGGCAGAGGACTTGATTCATACCAAGTTTGAAAGTGAACACATTGTAAAAGCCAACGGACTAGTAGCAGAAGCGGACGCTGTTATTGTTGTAAGCCCTGTGTACAAAGCCTCCTATACCGGTGTACTCAAGACCTTCTTAGACCTTGTCCCGCAAAAAGGCTTAGCCGGCAAAATTGTACTTCCGCTTTTCATGGGCGGCAGTCTTGCACATCTACTCTCGATTGATTATGCGTTGAAGCCGGTGTTGTCTGTGCTTGGCGCACGATATATTCTGGGCGGTGTATATGCAGTGGACTCTCAGGCTGTCCGTAATGATCTTGGCGAGGTAGAGCTTGCAGATGAGCTGAAGCTGCGTTTAAGTGAAGCCTTGCAGGAGTTAACCGAGGAAATAAAACATAGAGCTTTGCGATAA